In the Helianthus annuus cultivar XRQ/B chromosome 11, HanXRQr2.0-SUNRISE, whole genome shotgun sequence genome, one interval contains:
- the LOC110921866 gene encoding sodium/calcium exchanger NCL2, with amino-acid sequence MFQKMGIIFKIAYYTQFLLILIPVVVNGRFLDHSTSELVSDGGDDLAQGAESSFLHLKGIDSSEEQCEQMYGFLPCSENTLGHFFLIVVYEYLLYHGECYVSSGGKRIFKILGPGIFGASAFQILGFLPESLILLFSGLFNTQEVAQEYVLTGVGLLAGSTILLLTLLWGTCVIIGSKDFSSESGSNTSSRSTQSPYKKFLSFLTGSGVTTDPETSSAARIMLLSLIPFLFLLIPKLFGMTYTTHGYIYIITLPVSVTFLLVYFIYQVFEPSIQKRRLSYVKHEHLVLDLLKHIQEHTTEKILTEDGLANLPAIKSLFTKIDQDGDAYISFPELRGVLQDIKFRQLTWDKQQTIEQVMKEFDDDGDTKVTIDEFTDRFTKWLDETKSAVNKPYRSVGSWKDLYQVVQPWVQTKKKEHEMMKALVSEIISHTKNSPLGNFYTEDGKPNVSAIKRLFKSLDVNNDNSISLSELKTLMMDFDFGETSWNVDEATSHIMQDLDKSGDQQIDEEEFVDGFRDLLNVSNVQLTPKTPGPKDISRKPWEKWVDGEVDRSMWAWTKAVMLLVLGITMLALLAEPLIHSVQNVSNSATIPSFFISFILVPLATNARAAVTAIQTASQRKERTTSLTFSEIYDGVFMNNVLGFSVLLAVVYFRGLVWHFTAELLVVFIVCIVVGTAAGFRSKFPVWTSIASYLLYPLSLIFVYVFADFQ; translated from the exons ATGTTTCAGAAAATGGGAATAATATTCAAGATTGCATACTATACACAGTTTCTTCTTATTCTGATACCTGTGGTGGTTAATGGAAGGTTCTTAGATCATAGTACTTCTGAGCTTGTTTCAGATGGCGGAGATGATCTGGCGCAAGGAGCTGAATCATCTTTCTTGCATCTCAAAGGAATTGATTCTTCAGAAGAGCAATGTGAGCAAATGTATGGATTCTTACCATGCTCAGAAAATACTTTAGGCCATTTTTTTCTCATCGTCGTTTATGAATACCTGTTGTATCATGGAGAATGCTATGTTTCTTCTGGAGGTAAAAGGATTTTCAAGATTCTTGGTCCTGGAATCTTTGGTGCAAGTGCTTTTCAAATTCTTGGCTTTCTTCCTGAATCCTTAATACTTCTCT TTTCCGGACTTTTCAACACTCAAGAGGTAGCTCAAGAATATGTTCTAACTGGAGTTGGATTACTAGCTGGATCAACAATATTGCTTCTCACTTTGTTATGGGGAACTTGTGTGATTATTGGTAGTAAAGATTTCTCCTCAGAATCTGGCTCAAATACTTCATCGCGTTCCACCCAAAGCCCTTACAAAAAGTTCTTATCATTTCTTACTG GTTCCGGTGTAACTACAGACCCGGAAACAAGTTCAGCAGCAAGAATCATGCTTCTTTCACTTATACCATTTCTGTTTCTTTTAATTCCAAAATTATTTGGAATGACATATACTACCCATGGATATATCTACATAATTACACTTCCTGTTTCGGTTACGTTCTTGCTGGTATACTTCATCTATCAG GTGTTTGAGCCTTCTATCCAAAAGAGACGATTATCATATGTCAAACACGAGCATTTAGTTTTAGACCTATTAAAACATATACAGGAGCACACCACAGAAAAAATACTCACCGAAGATGGTTTAGCTAATCTGCCTGCTATAAAAAg TTTGTTCACAAAGATTGATCAAGATGGTGATGCATACATATCTTTTCCTGAGCTTAGAGGAGTACTTCAAGATATCAAGTTCAGGCAACTAACTTGGGACAAACAGCAAACAATTGAACAAGTTATGAAAGaatttgatgatgatggtgaCACAAAGGTAACAATTGATGAATTCACTGATAGATTCACAAAATGGCTTGATGAAACTAAAAGCGCAGTAAATAAACCGTATCGTTCAGTTGGTTCCTGGAAAGATCTATATCAG GTTGTCCAACCATGGGTCCAAACGAAAAAGAAAGAACACGAAATGATGAAAGCACTTGTATCCGAAATTATCAGTCATACTAAAAACTCTCCACTTGGAAATTTTTATACAGAAGATGGAAAACCAAATGTATCAGCTATAAAGAG ATTGTTTAAGAGCTTAGATGTCAACAACGATAATTCTATATCGCTATCCGAATTAAAAACACTTATGATGGATTTTGACTTTGGGGAGACATCATGGAATGTGGATGAAGCAACATCTCACATAATGCAAGATCTTGACAAAAGTGGAGATCAACAGATTGATGAAGAAGAATTTGTTGATGGATTTAGAGATTTGCTCAATGTATCCAATGTTCAGTTGACACCAAAGACGCCCGGGCCTAAAGATATATCGCGG AAACCTTGGGAAAAATGGGTAGATGGTGAGGTGGATAGATCTATGTGGGCATGGACAAAGGCTGTAATGCTACTGGTTCTTGGGATAACTATGTTGGCTCTTTTGGCAGAACCACTCATACACAGTGTTCAAAATGTGTCCAACTCAGCAACCATACCATCTTtctttatatcttttattttggTTCCTTTGGCCACTAATGCTAGAGCTGCTGTCACTGCAATCCAAACTGCAAGTCAAAGGAAAGAACGAACTACTTCGTTGACTTTTTCGGAG ATATATGATGGAGTGTTCATGAACAATGTTCTTGGATTTTCTGTTCTTCTAGCAGTCGTATATTTTCGAGGATTGGTATGGCATTTCACTGCTGAATTGTTGGTTGTGTTCATTGTTTGTATCGTCGTGGGAACGGCAGCAGGCTTTAGATCCAAGTTTCCTGTTTGGACATCAATCGCGTCATACCTGCTCTATCCCTTATCTTTGATCTTTGTGTATGTTTTTGCAGATTTTCAATAG